Sequence from the Rickettsiales bacterium genome:
GAAATCGCAGCGGGCAGGGCGATCATCCCGGCCAATATCAACCACCCGGAAAGCGAGCCGATGATCATCGGCCGTAATTTCAAGGTCAAGATCAACGCTAATATCGGCAATTCCGCAGTAACTTCAAGCATCGCGGAAGAAGTCGAAAAAATGGTATGGGCGATCCGCTGGGGCAGCGACACTGTGATGGATCTCTCCACCGGTAAGAACATCCATAATATCCGCGAATGGATTATCCGCAATTCACCCGTGCCGATCGGCACCGTGCCGATCTACCAGGCACTGGAAAAAGTCGGCGGCATTGCCGAAGAACTGACCTGGGATGTCTACCGCGACACGCTGATCGAGCAGTGCGAACAGGGCGTGGATTACTTCACGATCCATTCCGGCGTGCGCCTGCCGTTCATCCCGATGACGCAGAACCGCATGACGGGCATCGTCTCGCGCGGCGGCTCCATTCTCGCCAAATGGTGCATGGCGCATCACAAGGAAAACTTCCTCTACACGCATTTTGAGGATATCTGCGAAATCATGCGCGCTTATGACGTCAGCTTCTCGCTGGGTGACGGTCTGCGCCCGGGTTCCATCCACGATGCGAATGACGAAGCGCAGTTCGCCGAACTCAAGACGCTGGGTGAACTGACCAAGGTGGCCTGGAAGTATGACTGTCAGGTGATGATCGAAGGGCCGGGCCATGTGCCGATGCACCTGATCAAGGAAAACATGGACAAGCAGCTCGAATATTGCCACGAAGCGCCGTTCTATACGCTTGGGCCGCTCACGACCGATATCGCGCCGGGTTACGACCATATCACTTCCGGCATCGGTGCGGCCATGATCGGCTGGTACGGCACGGCGATGCTGTGCTACGTCACGCCGAAGGAACATCTGGGCCTGCCGGACCGTGATGACGTGAAAACCGGCGTAGTGACCTATAAGATCGCGGCGCACGCCGCAGACCTTGCGAAAGGCCACCCGTCCGCCTACCAGCGTGACGATGCGCTGTCCAAAGCCCGCTTCGAGTTCCGCTGGCAGGATCAGTTCAACCTCGCGCTTGATCCGGAAACGGCCAAGGATTTCCATGACGAAACCTTGCCTGCCGAAGGTGCAAAAGTGGCGCATTTCTGCTCCATGTGCGGCCCGAAATTCTGCTCGATGAAAATCTCGCAGGAAGTGCGCGATTTCGCCAAGGAAGAAGCCAGCAAAAATGCTACGCAGACCGAGGTCGAACAAGGCATGGAAGAAATGGCGCAGAAATTCCGCGAAGGCGGCAGTGAGCTTTACCGCAAAGTGGGCTAATCAAACTAGCCAAACATAAAAGGCAGGCGTGAGATTCACGCCTGCCTTTTTCTTTTCCAGCAAATTCTCAATTACTGCTTCGCGGGCTGAGGCGCGAGCTGCGGCTTGGCTGGTGCTGCTGCGGGAGCCGGGGCAGGGGCCGCCGTCGCCGGAGCGGCAGAAGCAGCAGGTGCGGGCGCAGGCGTTGCAGCGGGGGCTGGTGTCGCCGTTGCCGGGGGCAACGGAGCTTCCTGCACGGGCGTTACCGCTGTTTCCACAGGTTTGCCAGCCGGAGCAGGCTGCGGAGCGGCCGCAGGGGCAGGCGCAGCCGGGGCTACGTTAGAGCGGATTTTCAGCATGCTGCTGTCATACCCGGCCTTGGTGCTGGTGATATGCGCCTCGTCGCATGGGATTTCGCTGTAAAGCTCCTTATAGGAGCCATTGGCTGCCAGCAGGATGTTCTTCTCCACCGCCGGGTCCGCATGGGCGACGCTTAGGCTCTTGCGCAGCGAACCCATGATAAGATCCAGGTCGCTTTCCTCCACGGCAGCGCATTTATGCAGGTAATAATACGTGATCAGCCAGGTCTCATAACGTTCTTTAAGGAAATCGATATAAGCCTGCTGCTTCCCGTTCACCTCCTTGAATTCCGTAATATCGGAATAGGGGATGTCGGTGTTATTGGCGGGGATGGAATATTTGCCCGTATCCACAGGCTTCTGCGGCGTGGGGTGCTGCGCGGCAATGGCAGGGGGCTCGGCGGCAACTGCGGCGGAGTCGGCCTGTTGCTGCGTTTTCAGGTCGCGCACCTCATTGCCGACCAGCACGACCAGCAGCATCGTCGTCAGCCAGAAGATATGGACATTGCGCCGGTGCAGGATGCGGAGCAGCGCCGCGCTGATGGAAGAATCATGGAATTTGCGGACTTTGATCTTGTCGCGGTAGATGCCGTAGGCAAGGCACAACCAGACCACGAGCAGAATCGCCCATTTCAGCAGCGAGAACATCAGCGTGGAGGAAAGCAGATCCTGTATCATATGCAAGCCCGGGTACGTTGGAGGGATGGCGCATAGTCTAACCTACTGAAATATATGCCAGCTGAAAGCCGGGGGCAGCGCGTGCCTTTTCAATAGGTCCAAGACTTGTGTAGCCCAATGCGCCAAATTATGCAACCGCTTTGGGAAAATAGAAAATTTTCCGGTTATCAGGCACATTAATGATTGACAATTTTCGCTTTCTCCAT
This genomic interval carries:
- the thiC gene encoding phosphomethylpyrimidine synthase ThiC, with protein sequence MQKNTEKKQDNAAFDVTRGALPSSQKIYVAGEQHKDIRVAMRAIKLSDKNLQDVNVYDTSGPFTDESAQIDIQKGLAELRSSWIRARGDVEEVIARTVKPEDNGNARETLEFPNVKKKVLRAKDGKAVSQLAYARAGLVTAEMEYIAIRENEGRKLEQAAKKPAYRAGNPFGANIPEVITPEFVRDEIAAGRAIIPANINHPESEPMIIGRNFKVKINANIGNSAVTSSIAEEVEKMVWAIRWGSDTVMDLSTGKNIHNIREWIIRNSPVPIGTVPIYQALEKVGGIAEELTWDVYRDTLIEQCEQGVDYFTIHSGVRLPFIPMTQNRMTGIVSRGGSILAKWCMAHHKENFLYTHFEDICEIMRAYDVSFSLGDGLRPGSIHDANDEAQFAELKTLGELTKVAWKYDCQVMIEGPGHVPMHLIKENMDKQLEYCHEAPFYTLGPLTTDIAPGYDHITSGIGAAMIGWYGTAMLCYVTPKEHLGLPDRDDVKTGVVTYKIAAHAADLAKGHPSAYQRDDALSKARFEFRWQDQFNLALDPETAKDFHDETLPAEGAKVAHFCSMCGPKFCSMKISQEVRDFAKEEASKNATQTEVEQGMEEMAQKFREGGSELYRKVG